The following proteins are co-located in the Lentibacillus sp. JNUCC-1 genome:
- a CDS encoding MgtC/SapB family protein, protein MNALFEQYLDQHFSVIALRILIALLLSGLIGFERELKNHSAGFRTHILVGIGACLMMLLSLYGFQSLIDAYDNIRFDPARIPSYVISGIGFLGAGTIIVYGGTIRGLTTAASIWAVAGLGLVVGMGMYSTAIYTTLLILLSLGFLNNIENKIIKKKRSKAIEIFADDDIEINALISVLEGYQVSIKRMEIVNESQNSKQIIIKYERGSDVNTVALINDISKVEAIRTVNDSE, encoded by the coding sequence GTGAATGCATTGTTTGAGCAGTACCTTGATCAGCATTTTTCAGTTATCGCATTAAGGATCCTGATTGCGCTGCTGCTTTCAGGGTTGATTGGTTTTGAGCGTGAACTCAAGAATCATTCTGCCGGCTTTCGGACGCATATATTAGTCGGGATTGGTGCGTGCTTGATGATGCTGCTGTCTCTTTATGGCTTTCAGTCACTTATTGATGCGTATGATAATATCAGATTTGACCCAGCAAGAATTCCCTCCTATGTGATCAGTGGTATTGGTTTTTTAGGGGCGGGAACGATTATTGTATACGGCGGTACGATACGCGGCCTGACAACGGCGGCTTCCATATGGGCTGTGGCTGGACTGGGGCTTGTTGTAGGCATGGGCATGTACAGCACTGCAATTTATACAACTTTGCTTATATTACTGAGCCTTGGTTTTCTAAATAACATTGAAAATAAGATTATAAAAAAGAAGCGTTCCAAAGCTATTGAAATATTTGCGGACGATGACATAGAAATCAATGCCCTTATTTCAGTCTTGGAAGGTTATCAAGTATCGATTAAGCGAATGGAGATCGTTAACGAATCACAAAACAGCAAACAAATTATTATTAAGTATGAGCGTGGTTCAGATGTTAACACGGTTGCTTTAATAAATGACATTTCAAAAGTTGAAGCGATCCGGACCGTTAACGATAGTGAATGA
- a CDS encoding UvrB/UvrC motif-containing protein, with protein MQCEECQKRPATLHLKQVINGETTERHVCEQCAKEKGYMGYPEEGYSLHHLLSGLFNFDSYPVNSKKQGAQPFQPIQTLQCEKCGMTFSQFKQTGKFGCAKCYETFNDRLDSIFRRVHSGNTQHHGKIPKRRGGDLHTKKQLDAYKSELKSLIEQEAFEDAALVRDKIKELEQTIRDGEAGDGA; from the coding sequence ATGCAATGCGAGGAATGCCAGAAGCGACCGGCTACACTGCATTTAAAACAGGTCATTAATGGTGAAACGACAGAACGGCATGTGTGTGAGCAATGTGCCAAGGAAAAAGGATATATGGGTTATCCGGAAGAAGGTTACTCTCTGCATCATCTCCTTTCAGGTTTGTTTAATTTTGATTCTTACCCGGTTAACTCTAAGAAACAAGGTGCCCAGCCTTTCCAACCCATACAAACGCTTCAGTGTGAAAAGTGTGGCATGACCTTCTCCCAGTTTAAACAGACTGGCAAATTTGGTTGTGCCAAATGCTATGAAACATTCAATGACCGCCTTGATTCCATTTTCCGTCGGGTACATAGCGGCAACACACAACATCACGGTAAAATACCCAAGAGGCGCGGAGGCGATCTGCATACGAAAAAACAGCTGGACGCCTATAAAAGCGAATTAAAGTCATTGATTGAACAAGAGGCATTTGAAGACGCCGCACTGGTCAGAGATAAGATTAAGGAGCTTGAACAAACAATTCGAGACGGAGAAGCAGGTGATGGTGCATGA
- a CDS encoding CtsR family transcriptional regulator encodes MSNISDVIERYLKKVLESKGKGVIEIKRSEIADQFQCVPSQINYVINTRFTVEKGYIVESKRGGGGYIRIIRITYQDKAELIDEIIGMINPAVTQQAAIDILERLLEEEIMTEREAKMAASAIDRNTLLFPLPVRDEARARILSAMLTTLKYSNR; translated from the coding sequence ATGAGTAACATTTCTGATGTGATTGAAAGGTATTTAAAGAAAGTCCTTGAATCAAAAGGGAAAGGTGTCATTGAAATCAAACGCAGTGAAATTGCTGATCAGTTTCAATGTGTGCCTTCTCAAATAAATTATGTGATTAATACACGTTTTACAGTGGAAAAGGGATATATAGTAGAAAGCAAACGTGGTGGAGGAGGCTATATACGGATTATCCGCATCACATATCAGGACAAAGCTGAACTGATTGATGAAATCATTGGCATGATTAACCCAGCCGTGACACAGCAAGCTGCGATTGACATTCTGGAACGTTTATTGGAAGAAGAGATTATGACCGAACGAGAGGCTAAAATGGCGGCAAGTGCGATTGACAGAAATACACTGCTTTTCCCCTTGCCTGTTCGGGACGAAGCAAGAGCGCGTATTCTAAGTGCCATGCTAACCACCTTAAAATACTCAAACAGATAG